The Oncorhynchus tshawytscha isolate Ot180627B linkage group LG02, Otsh_v2.0, whole genome shotgun sequence genome contains the following window.
TTTCCATATGGCAGTTGAGCTGTAACAAAATGTAATCAATTAATAAACGGACCATGAGCACCGAAGTCAAATTAGTTTTATATTGGATATTCGGTGTTCTCTGGCCAATCGCTATTGAACCAAGCTTGCCATGACTATGAAAATGGTGTCTCCTGAATCAGGGGTGGACAGAGAACATGGTAGGGGCACTTAAAGATTTTGTCTTgtaattcaccctctgaatggcacacatacaaaattCTTCTTTTACCggtctcctcccctcatctactCTAATTTGAAGTGTATTTAAGTAACACCAATAAGGGGTTGtagctggattcacctggataGTCTGTCATGGAAGGAGCAAGTGTTAATGTTTTGTGTATTCTGAAGCAGGTGGATGATGAATAAAGCCTCTGTATTCCTTCCCTGATTCACTATCATTTGTTTGTTTAAATGCCCACACCAGTAGGAATCAACCTTTTCGTGTTAAACTATTGCCAGTGCTTACCCTGATGTTGCACAATGACGACTTATGGTTCAAAGTATGATAAATCTGAACTGCCCACTTCATGCAAATCCATGTGACTGCTTTCTTTTCCTATTATATGACATACAAATTGTTTTCAACCTACATTTTAGTTTCAGGGCTGGGTTTTATTTTAATGTAACCACTAAGCTAGGGCGGTATACTGTATATTTGGACATTTCCACGGGTTCTTTCAATATCATTTAAACTAATTTGTTGcagttttttaaataaatgtgaatatttgtagctacatCTTAAGTAAATCCCTGCAGTCAACATGCAATACGTTAGGCGATAAAGATCTCGTTCTTCATTTCTCATCACAATTTTTCATTTTgaagtggtgtttgtttacaaacacaCAATGACGAGAGAATGGTGCCTTGTGAGTCACTCAGTTGTGCAGCGCACACACGCCTGGTGATctagttacagtatggaattcgcaagtaaatgtttgccagctagataaCTTACTAAAATGTGCTAAATTCTCTGCAGTGTGCAttttggtttgctaatttagtagcaTTTAGCTAAGTGGTAAGCTTCTTTCAAACTCGAGCTTAGTTTGataacagcagagaatcccctcctggatcaagagccttgctggCTAATATTTGTGAGTAGCATGTTTGAGTTACTTGTATAACTTTTTGAGCTGCTTTGTCTGTCCTGAAAATAGTTAGACTGTAGAAAATGTTCGCAATGCGCTCATTAGTatttagttagcattctctatgggataTTACATGCACTTTatagcattgctaacctttgcATTAGAGGCTGGGGGGTTAGAAAATAACGTCCCTTGTCTTCAGTGCTGGTATTACCGACTATGCCGGTATGGCACAAGGTTGGTATGataatctggataccgcccaagcctagttaccacccaccagcataGCATTGTTTATTAATCAGATCGTCTTTGTCACTAAAATGAGCCAAACAGCCTGTCAAATTGGCTATTGAAGATCCGAAAtcttgtatttacatttttttttccatttaaaaaaacaaacattttacatCCACACCTGATTCAGAATACACACTTCTCAAAGTCATGGCCTGCTTTGTTCAGTTGCAATTTATGAAAGAAAACCGACTATAAAACTCAATTTAACTTGTGCtcaaatgatttatttatttatttatatagcctacGGCAGGCATACCTACCTGCTGGCACCAACCGTTTTAGCCTACTGATaattctgtcctgttctgtctggTAAGGCCAGGTGTCGTGATGCCCCAGTTAACAGTGGCAACCATCCTGCAGCTCACCCTACTGCTCTCTGCACTACCAGCCCAGTACCTCATCTCCCGGTGGACTGGAGCGTCCGTAGCGCAGCGCTACCACGCCACCAAACGGTAACGGTCCGCTCAGACCCCCTAATGGCATGGCATTCATTCATCTGCAAGCACACCCCTTCACCATTCTGAGAGCCACCACCTCTCTAAATCTAGGAACAAAACATGGCACAGCATATGAGAGCTTTTCTCTTACCATTATTCTCCTaatattataagtgaaatatctGACTGCAGggtgtggggttagggttaataatgTTTCTGTTTTTACTGCAGTTTTCTGGGTATCTGTgatcaggggttagaggtcagggttatgGTTATTataatgtatgtctgtctctaccagACTCCAGGGTATCTAGGTTGAGTTGAAGAAGTCCTACCTGAACACTGCCATCTGGACTGAGTTAGGCCGGGTAAGAGGTTCGGGATATTAATGTGTCTGTCTTGACCAGGTTGTTGGGTATGTGGGGTGAGTGGAAGAAGTCCTACCTGAACACCACTGTCTGGACAGAGTGGATCGCAGACCTTATGGATAGAATCACGTACGTCACATTTACCTCTAGTAATTCTACAGCATTACTCCTTATAGCAGAGATGTCAAACTCATTGCTGGAGGGCTGTGTGTCTATGGGTTTTCACTGCTCCCTTGTACTTATTTGATCAATTAAAGTAATTGATTAGTTAGGACCTCCCCTCACCTTGTCTGGGTCTTAATTGGACACAAAGGGAAAAACAAACCAGCAGGCACTCGGTCATCCAGAAATGTAGTTTGATCCCCCTGCTGTAGGGgtgagtggggtaagttgagccacccaTGATTCTAGGGAACCATACAAACAATTCAGAATTtcaccaaatatttaggaagaggtaaTCATTTCATGAAGTCTGaaggaaaaaaaaacatgtgGGAAAGTGCTAAGTTAGGTAAGAAAGTCAAATGAATGAATATGttggtttcatgatgcttgtatatAATTTTATACATTAGTTGGTCTCTAAGCTTCAATATGAGTTCCAAAAACTAGCATTGAAGTGCAtcattgtagctgtgtgggctaatatagtcagtGTTTGCCTTGGTAAGTTGAGTCAATAGCTAGTTGAGCAAATAAAAGTGTATTCTTCCCAGGCGTAAAGCAAggcattatcgctgggatatgagCTAACAACAGGGCATGTTTTCAAAATGGTAGTGTTTACATTCATTCTGATTATtaccagggatacacaacatcctcaAATGGATGTAGattatctttgttagaaagaacaCTATTCCCTTGACGGAGTGatgcataaaaataaaaaatgtcaattTACCCCACTCTCGTGTTACATTATACACCAGCTTATAGTATCCGCTACCTGCAGACGGACCCAGGCCCCACAGGACATTTTGGAAGCAGCCAtggtaacactgtctgtctctaactcCCAGGGTgctggtgggagggggagagggagaggttccTGGAGAGTCTCCTGCTCTGGAGGTCATGCTGCAAGACAACGACCTGGGCTTCtttggaggtgtgtgtttgttcttGGTGTGTCTGCCTGTCAGGAATGAAGGGGAGAAACCCTGCAGAACCAGTCTGGATTTACTTCCTGTTACTGTACTGGTCTGATTGGTGTgaacctctcctttctcctctcctttttcttCTCTCATCCTACTTTCCCACATATCCTCTCTTTATACCCCCAGCCTCCCGGTCGGTCCGTAGGCCGCGCCCCCCCTTCGTCTTCCTGCGTGTGGGCGATGTCGTCATGGAGCGGAATGGTCACATGATCGGGGTGATCGTCAGCTGGGACCCAGAGCTCCGAGCCCCCCCAGAGTGGATGAGCAGGTTGCACCCAAATGAGGAGGTAGCTTTGCTATGGAAAGAAGTTTTGAAATTGAGAACTTTTCCCATTCTGACTGACTCGTCATCTCGATGGTCAGCTAATTGAGTTCTATGTAGGCTAAAGCCTGCGCTGACCTTGTGTTTTGCCATGCTGACAGCAGTTAGCTAGCATAGGTTGGGGATAGATAGGCTAGCCAGCTGCAGATATTTCTCTGTCAAATCAAAGTTATGCCAAGATAGCAAGAACGAGGATCTAGAATGTGTTTCATAAGACACACTTTCTTAGCAAGGTGTTGTAGAACGAATCTTTGCATGTACGAATTGCATGTAAAGGCATGTTACCATGGTAACGATATCAACTGCAAGTTGAATGCCTGTGGTCTTCAGTCAGCTCAGCtgtcatacaacacaatattCTATAACTGGTGAGTTTTGTCTCTTATGTCGACTGATATTTTTCCTGGGGGAGAAATCCCAAACCGACTAATATCCCTACAGGGGTAGGCTATATGATAGCATTGCACAAACATTGCCCAGCTTGAGCGTAGATGCATTTATCAACAAAAATCTATGGGTGTGTTCGTGTTACAAAGACAAAACATTTGTAAATATATTGATGTGCTTAtaaacagtatggacagtattATAGACAGCTTATAGACAGTATGTCTACACTCTACACAATACCTATTTGTATTTGCTAGTTGAGTCTAACCAGAACGGCATTCtaatttattcaacctttatttaactaggcaagttggttaagaacaagttcttatttccaatgacggctaGTGGTtagaccgaaaggttgcaagttcaaatcctcgagctgacaaggtacaaatctgtcgtttttttgctcctgaacaaggcaattaacccactgttcctaggccatcattgaaaataagaactgatttgcctagttaaataaagattaaataataaTACCTGTTTTATCGGTTGTCACCTGATGGTTCCAAAAAACGTTCTCCCCCAAATGTTGTTTTCATTTACATATCGTTCCTTGTTGCCGAGCcaatcaaggccctgattggtgaagcATTAATCCATTCATGGCTCTATTTTTTTTCTGTTGGCAAGGTTAAGGATACTCCCACACATTGCTTTTAGCATAGTATTTTCAATGTACATATTTAAGACACTTTGACGTAGAGTCGTAgatgattacattgtgcatgttcatttataaaGGGAAATATTATTGAACATTGTTGTGGAAATTCTACCTTTAGCTAATAACGAGTAGAGGCAAAATGAAAAAGTATTACTTTTATAATGAGGAGGCTGGTCGCCCCACCCACGCAGGTGAGATGGAGTGAGAGCCTCCTATACAAAGAGTACAGGAGCATTTATACAGTCAAGCTACCCCATGCAAGCATCTGCAAAACACGTgaccttgtgtatgtgtgtgattggACTGGGTGAAAAGGTTGCCTCAGTCTGTCACAACTCGGTGAGGACAATAGGGGCCAGAATGACAGGAAGTCACTCCAGGCATACCTCTTACAGTAGCTCAAGTGCCTTTGACTGTCGCCCAGATCATGTATGGTCGTACTGGTCACACACAAAACATGCTTCTTTTGGCCCAGAAACAGGCTCCAGACAGAACAATAGCTCTATCATTGGTGTGCAGGATAAAACCTTTAATGCGTGCACACACTTTTCTGTTTCCAGTTAACTTAAGAGGAACCAGTTAGTTTCTGTCAAGTATTGGCTGAGTGCCCAGACATCATGGGGTCATTCTACATACACAGAACTGTTATATCAGGCCTCTTATTAATGCGTGCACACCCTTTTCTGAGTTTGGTTCAAAATGGTCAAAGAaactaatgcctaggctttaagACTGTTTTAGTACACAAGCATTACTAAGGTTGAGCAGAATGTCCTCACCTGGAATTTGTACTCACAACTTCTTGGTTCATGGTACCCTCTTGGTTCATGGTACCCTCTTGGTTCATGATCTTCCCGCCACGCTAACATGTCCGTGTTAGGTATCAGTTTATCTGACTATACTTATCCTTCTATAGCCAGCAGCATATCACCCTGCACCCCACTGCTGGCTtgtctctgaagctaagcagggttggtcctggttggtctcTGAATGGGATACCAGATGGTGTTGGAGGGCTAGTAGGAGGCACTCTATCCTCTGGTCTCCCCCAAAATATCCTAGGGCTGtaattggggacattgccctgtgcagACCATGTGAGCTGAGCGTGATCCCCAAAGGCTGGCGCATCGGCCTTCTCACCCGCTCCAGTAGCGCTCACTTCACGAGATCAGGGAATGCCAGGCCCTGCATGCATTCGTAGGCTGTGTGCTGCTAATAGCCCCTTGCTTTAGTTACTGTCATGGAGtttgctaaatattttcataaagaaactgataaaataatttattttttatttttttaatgactggactggcagtttttagtttttttcctGTGAGCGCGTAGTGGTTGGAAAGGACGTAGAGCCCCGGCGCAATGATTTCCAACCACTCAACTCACAGGGTGCCGTCTaacagatgggacgttaaatgggtgtcctgactgtggtcactaaagatcccatggcatttATCGTAAAAGTAGGGGTGTtgaccccggtgtcctggctaaattcctaatcgggccctcataccatcatggccacctaattatccccagcttccaactggctcattcatcccccttcctctcccctgtaagtATTCCCTCGCTGCTATAAATGAGAATGTGTACTCAGTTAACTTACCTGGTAAAGTAAGGTTAAAATAAAAagactcctgatatctccaggagtGGTAAGTATAATTTCTTGTCTATCTGTTTGGTAATGTATCTTTGCTAGCTAGGGCCATCTACATTAAGTGCTGCCTACTTGGTGTGCAGACTGCTGTTAACTTGCAGATGATTGACATATCAACctaggcaatcagcaattagtTCCGGGAGGTGTGCTCTTCACCTTTTGCAAGGCCATTAGTACTTCAGTCTCTCCTGTTTTCTCAGCAGCTGTAATCGGCGGATTCTGCTGTGATTCTGCTGTGTTAAATCAagtctaattttattggtcacatatacatatttagcagatgttattgcgggtgtagcgaaatgcttgtgttcctagctctgacagtgcactAGTATCAAAATTCTCAAGAattacacaaatctaaaagtaaaataaagaaatatattcgaggaaggaaagagggcaaggctccacaccactctctcatTTGAGTATTTTTACCTAGTTATTTTCAGATTCTCTCATTTTACTCTTTTGTAGCTTTGGAAACTGTGTTTTCCTATCCCAGTTCGCTCTTCTCGCTGTAGGCTTTAGATGCTCTCCACCCTTTTGACTGCAACCattctaatttagtgtaccctgTGCGCACAAACCACGTGAAATTTCTGGTCTCTGGTGTTGTTTGGAACTGCTGATCTGTGATCAGGAACACTGGGTTCgtctcagcctatgctgcccttcagtccctttaCTTTTTGACCCTGACGGAGACATGGATCGCCCCAAAGAGCAGCTCTCTTAATCTGACTACGTTTTCTCAGTCATATGGTCGTCGCGGTGGTGGCACAGAGGGTACACATTTTTCCTAAATGGAGATTCTCTCTTCTGAGGCTCTCCTTACTTGAATTCCATGcggtcacttgtccactcaagcttaacattgttgtcCTCTATCACCCACTAGGTGTATGTTGTCAAATCCAATTAAAAAGTTGAACGTGTACGAGATGGCGCACGCGAAGATGAAGCGCCATTGCGCAAGCAACCACTGATCCTGGGAGAGCAGAACAACACAAAGGGCAGAATCTGCTACAGTTCATCCAGTACAATAAACAGAATATAGATGCAGAATTTCCACGGATCCACACGTGCAATGTAGCTTATATGAACATTTATAAGCTACATAATAAATGATGCATGTAAGAGATGTGCAGTTCAGGGATGATAGTGTAGGGTGCGTAGTCTGTGGATGAATAGTGCGAAGTCCATGGATGAGAGGATCGTCGTGGCCGAGCCACCGAGGGAAGAAACTGTTCAAGGTGACAGGGTTTTGGTCGTGATTAACCTGAACCGTTTGCCAGAGAGGAGTCTTTGGAAGAGAGTGTAGAAGGGGTCGGCGGCGATCTCTTCCTTGCCCTGGAATCGTGCAGGACCTCTATGGAGGGCAGGTGGCAGCCAATGACCCTCAGCAGACTGGACAATCCGTTGGAGTTGAGGATGGACTTGATGGTTGTTTTAGAACTGAATCAGTACACGCAGCATTCAAAGGAGGACTGAGGACAAAACGACACCATGCATTCACCAAACATTGCACTGAGGAAAACCGATTTTAATTGTCTGTCTATAAATTACAATGGTAGTTCCCAATCTCATTTAAATTTGGCATTGGAAGTTTTATTGAATAAAGTTAGTAATGCAGGAGTCAAATTGCAGGAAGAGTCGGATCAGATGTCATCAGCAAACCAGGGCCATCTGTGGAAACGGCACAAGTAGAACAAGGATATCAGCGCAAGCAGAATAAGTGAGCTCTGTCCCAATTCATCTCTCCTTAACCCCTCGCATCCTTCTCAAAATCCTTTGGAGGAGGTCCAAGGCGAGGAACCTTGGGTCGTCTCCtccaacaaaaataaataaatattgaagGATGCGTGATGGTCGgttcttgcatccatagctctgtctatgaattagaggGTGGTtaaatttctccagccccatcccgcagctttttactgaaacatGGCTGGGAGATCCACTTTGTTGTTCTTTAAACTACTGATTGACTCTTTAAGAAACGCATAAATGAGCACACGGATATGTTTTAGCATAAATGACTGTTGGCAATGCTGTGCCATACCTTCAGCTCCCAGGTGCAGCAGAGCTGACACACTAAAGATGAAGTTGCAGCAGATGTCTTGACCACCCTCTGGCTGTTCTCCAGACAGCAGTAGCGTTGGAAGGTGTCCCAGGCACTGTTTGTGGTCACCTTGCTCAGAAACATTGAAGATCTCAAGGTTCTTACAATATAGTATAGGGAATGGAATTAGATTTAGTATGGAGTCAATGTCCCAAATTCAAATCCTTGTACAATCCATAGACATTGGTAAAATGGTAAACAAAAGTAGGGCACTGGAGTTTGAGGAAGGTGGAGCGATATGTGTCGGAACTGTGTAAGGCATAAAATAATCTGGTGACTCATTGGTCCAAACTTGGCGTCCTCTGCCTTGTTGGTATAGTGTTCCAGGGCGATGAAGTAGAAGTCTGACTCCACCTGGTCAAACCGTGTTCCCtctacacacactgacctgtcTCCTGAGAATAactagagtgagagagaagaaaatAAGATGTCAGGAAATGTTCAATTGgagttcaaatgtttttttaacaTCTTAAAGTTGCATTTCAAGGTAACAGTCCATTTTAAGACTGCCGTGGCTGTATCAAGAGGCAACTATGGATAGTCATTTAGTCAAATAAATGAAATTGCCCTGTACCAATCAACACCACTTGTCGGTCAGCATGGCTCAGTATTGATCAACCTGCTGTCATGTCATGCCCAACCCACTTCAAGGAGAGCTATCCTTCTATAGGTTCTCACTTCATCCCTTACCTACACTAATCATATTGTTTAGCAATGACTGTCACATACATTCAGTATAGAACCATCTTTCTAACTAATAGACAGCAGCAAGGTCATCATCCTCTCTACTTGTCAAATATCCTATGGCACAATGCCTTCATACAGCATCAAAGAAATTAGAGGAACTCTCAGTACCACTAATGTTTAAGTTACAGGGGTGATTGGTGGAAGTCATGGTTACCTGCAGGAAGTCCCCAGAGTGATGTGCATAGAGGAGAGCAAAGGTTACCTAGTTGGAACAGAATGGACTGTATCTCCTGTCTCTGTCAGCTGAGCAGAGAACTTCACCACCACATATTagtgacagagggaaggagagaagtcaTTCATTTATTGTACCCGCACCAAAACTGACAGAATAAAAGGTCTTTATTTCAATCAAACTGTATCTCAAAGTATGCGGTTAGTGGTTCACAATATTGGATATTATTTGGTTCGGAGAATGACCTCATGGCTCCCCCTCAATCACTGACCTCTTCCCCAGTGAGGGTCTTCCCTGTCTGCCTATTCTCACGctgcctctcccccctcttctgcCACCCAGTCATGCTGATCTTCCAAGTACTCTACTAAAAAAAAATTACTCCTCGACATAGGTACAATGCTCTTAGTTAAACCAGAGACGATATAGAAAACAAAACCAACTTGGCTttggttaacctctctgggatatttgggacgctagtgtcccacctcaacaacagccagtgaaattacagggtgccaaattcaatacaacagaaatcccacaatttaaattcctcaaacatacaaatgTGTAAGATCCAAAAATCTGTAAAatccattttaaagataaacttgttgtaaatccagccacagtgtccgatttcaaaaaggctttacgacgtaagcacaccaaacgattgttaggtcagtacctagtcacagaaaaacccagacatttttccagccaaagagagtcacaaaaagcagaaatagagagaatattaatcactaacctttgatcttcatcagatgacactcataggacttcatgttacacaatacatacatgttttgttcaataaatgttatatttatatccaaaaatctcagtttacattggtgcgttatgttcaatagttccaaaacatccggtgattttgcaaatcaaagtttattcgtcacgtgcgccgaatacaacaggtgtaaccttacagtgaaatgcttacttacaggctctaaccaatggtgcccaaaaaaaggtttgtgtgtgtgtgtgtgtaggtaagtagaGAAATAAAGCGacaaagagtagcaaggctatatacagacagacacctgttaatcaggcttattgaggtagtatgtacttgtaggtatcgttaaagtgactgtgcaataatgatgaacagagagtagcagaagtgtaaaaagaggggttggcgggtagTGGGACACAaagttagccaatgtgtgggagcactggttggtctggccaattgaggtagtatgtacttgaatgtatagttaaagtgactatgcatataagctaaacagagaatagcagcaaaGCGAgattggggggaggcacacaatgcaaatagtccgggtagccattggttacctgttcaggtgtcttatggcttgggggtaaaaactgttgagaagcctttttgtcctagacttggcactccggtaccgcttgccatctggtagtagagagaacagtctatgactgggatgGCTGCggtctttgaccattttcagcgtcttcctctgacaccgcctggaatagaggtcctggatggcaggcagctttgccccagtgatgtactgggccgtacgcactaccctctgaagtgccttgcggttggaggccgagcaattgccataccaggcagtgatgcaaccggtcaggatgctctcgatgttgcagctgttgaaccttttgaggacctcaggacccatgccaaatctttttagtttcctgagggggaataggcagagagccacatcaatttacagaaatactcataataaacattgctgaaagatacaagtgttatgcatggaattttagatccacttctcctctaatgcaaccgctgtgtcagatttcaaaaaagctttaccgaaaaagcacaccatgcaataatatgagtacagcgctcagacaacaaaacaagccatacagatatccgccatgttgtggagtcaacagagtcagaaatagcattataaatatgcACTTACCTTtgttcttcatcagaatgcattcccgggaatcccagttccacaataaatgtttgatttgttcgataacctgtctaggactggggttccactagcgtttggtaaacaaatccaaatgtgcGTTCAGGCtgcgccgaacgtcggacgaaaagttcaaaaagttccgttacagcccgtagaaacatgccaaggctgtggcactctgccagaccactcactcatagagcccttatgagcccctcctttggagtagaatcctcaaaacaggttctaaatactgttgacatctagtggaagccttgggaagtgaaacataactaatatcccactgtatcttcaatgggggctgagttgaaaaacttcaaacctcagatttcccacttcctggttggattttttaaTCAGGTTTTTGCCAACCTtatgaattctgttatactcacagacatcattcaaacagttttagaaacttcagattgtCCAAATCTACTaactatatgcatattctagcttttaggactgagtagcaggcagtttactctgggcacctttttatccaagctactcaatactgcccccctgtcccaaagaagttaatggttaaacgttagcttgctaacgttagcctgcTTTAAAAACAAAAGACTAAATAAACTACTGTTGATGTTGAGTCTggtattttgcgggtactatttagaatcaacgtcaacagtgaagaggtgactccgggatgctggccttctaggcagagttgcaaagaaaaagtcatatctccgtctggccaataaaaatgttatattaagatggacaaaagaacacagacactggacagaggaactttatggtagagtggccagacagaagctactCCTCCATAAA
Protein-coding sequences here:
- the si:dkey-261l7.2 gene encoding si:dkey-261l7.2 translates to MPQLTVATILQLTLLLSALPAQYLISRWTGASVAQRYHATKRLLGMWGEWKKSYLNTTVWTEWIADLMDRITVLVGGGEGEVPGESPALEVMLQDNDLGFFGASRSVRRPRPPFVFLRVGDVVMERNGHMIGVIVSWDPELRAPPEWMSRLHPNEEVNAENTPHYKVLFSGPGPSSLLVGYLPQTRLERVTGTRPEIPTLEQYFTHFDGERFIMQPWLQEIFPED